In the Streptomyces sp. cg36 genome, one interval contains:
- a CDS encoding CHAT domain-containing protein: MGEHERGESRALAVVRRHLAAVDASGDPARLFAPEVAADVERLERELSERLTLDRSLALGWVALHRSRAAHGEAATAHRMRALWFLLPPFLVGEGAVPAEAMPAELLPELAGVAVTPAMRMLREAGEDGTVESAGRALWAWMRIVSCIGPQDAAGIGALANLSVAMRLLGERGAGAHYLEKAVVVSREAATRLAADDPRLPDALGIVASSWWSWYEDSGKAEHLDEAVRAAVDGARAGGPGIGAHPDRVRLASTVLYRRFRSAGAVSDLEESISWSRRLIETTDVARAGDVTGAARASDLADAARTADVVGAARASAATDAVRADHLSDAARADHVTEGAPAKGAAEGAPVTEVTDAADAADAIDPDPPSEVYDPSFARDLGVLGERLSEYAELAGDTHALDEAAELARRTVTVAADDDLEARLAAAGIWHTVFGRTADRAALDRSRALGVSSARALAPEHADRARHLSNNALTLILAHENSGVPADLDEALALGEEALACAPPGHRDRDAALNAVSGGLAQRYRRDSDLADLDRAIALGRELTRAPGARPATMGLCNLSTLLRTRFVRTGDAADIAQAVEAARAALDSARDRRLRARSQEQLALCLVRRFAAGGSPADLDAAVELGREALAGMPRDRPDWVTLLANHSLALLTRYEHTGALEDIDACLAAIRGASRRLDPGHPGLADLLNNEGYALLTRHYRTRSADELDEAVACGRRAVALTSAGAVRLPGTLSNLALALRTRFALGADPADLAEAIAVGRRAVEATAAGSPARAQHLNNLGYALMARSAPDAPADEAAGRDFGEEEAADGGAALDEAAQVFQEVLELVPPGAAARTYPLMNLGQILAARSLAAGPVAAGSREEERDPAARRSRQGASDAFAEAFALTGAPPRRRITAARAAAQLLAGERPYEAAGLLAAAVDLLPALTPRMLARGDQQSLLGTCFELAADAAALALVSEGGPDVGPARAEPGPPEQAAARALRLLESGRGLMLGQALDTRGDITELRHQHPDLAADFLTVRRRLNSASGDAPGGWAPAEPWQPATEARRDLAAEFTAVLERIRARSGFGRFLLPPLLPELLAQAEHGPVVVIAVSGHGSHALLVRPDGVGALPLPALDRDAVRRRAAGFAAARRAATSTSPDRRERGVGFLNATLEWLWDAAGEPVLNELGLTAPPPPGQAPPRVWWSPGGLLGLLPLHAAGHHRHPGPGAGRTVMDRVVSSYTPTLRALRHARRPLPPDPSGRGLVVAMPLTPGASPLPYTAEEESSVRAHLPRARVLTAAGPVEGRAEEPAAAVREAVLGALADCSLAHFACHAVSDPADPSRSALLLEDAPLTVASLAELDLDGARLAYLSACSTATTGAPVLGDEFVNLATAFHLAGFRSVIATLWPVYDRSAADLAQLFYAALDGPAGPDPDRAARALHHAVRQLRDLVPDRPDVWAAHLHSGA; the protein is encoded by the coding sequence GTGGGGGAGCATGAGCGGGGTGAGTCGCGGGCGCTCGCCGTAGTGCGTCGGCATCTGGCGGCGGTCGACGCGAGCGGTGATCCGGCGCGACTGTTCGCGCCCGAGGTGGCCGCCGATGTCGAGCGTCTCGAAAGGGAGTTGAGCGAACGACTCACGCTCGACCGTTCGCTCGCCCTCGGGTGGGTCGCCCTGCATCGCTCGCGCGCCGCGCACGGCGAGGCGGCCACCGCCCACCGGATGAGGGCGCTGTGGTTCCTGCTTCCGCCGTTCCTGGTGGGGGAGGGGGCGGTACCGGCCGAGGCGATGCCCGCCGAACTCCTCCCGGAGCTGGCGGGCGTGGCCGTCACTCCGGCGATGAGGATGCTGCGTGAGGCGGGCGAGGACGGGACGGTGGAGAGCGCCGGGCGCGCCCTGTGGGCCTGGATGCGGATCGTCTCGTGCATCGGGCCGCAGGACGCCGCGGGCATCGGCGCGCTCGCCAATCTCAGCGTGGCCATGCGGCTGTTGGGTGAGCGGGGCGCCGGTGCGCACTATCTGGAGAAGGCCGTGGTGGTGTCCCGCGAGGCCGCGACGCGCCTGGCGGCCGACGACCCCCGGCTCCCGGACGCCCTGGGCATCGTGGCGAGCTCCTGGTGGTCCTGGTACGAGGACTCGGGCAAGGCCGAGCACCTGGACGAAGCGGTGCGGGCGGCGGTGGACGGCGCACGGGCCGGCGGGCCCGGCATCGGCGCGCACCCGGACCGGGTGCGCCTCGCGTCGACCGTCCTGTACCGGCGTTTCCGCAGTGCGGGCGCTGTCTCCGATCTCGAAGAGTCGATCAGTTGGTCACGACGGCTGATCGAAACGACTGATGTGGCGCGCGCGGGCGACGTGACGGGTGCGGCACGGGCGAGCGACCTGGCTGATGCTGCTCGGACGGCTGATGTGGTTGGTGCCGCACGGGCGAGCGCCGCGACCGATGCCGTACGGGCGGACCACCTGTCCGATGCCGCACGGGCGGACCACGTGACTGAAGGAGCTCCGGCGAAGGGCGCGGCTGAAGGTGCTCCGGTGACCGAAGTGACCGACGCGGCTGACGCGGCCGACGCCATCGACCCGGATCCGCCCTCCGAGGTGTACGATCCCTCGTTCGCCCGGGACCTGGGCGTGCTCGGCGAGCGGCTGAGCGAATACGCCGAACTCGCCGGTGACACACACGCGTTGGACGAGGCCGCCGAGCTGGCCCGCCGCACCGTCACCGTGGCGGCCGACGACGATCTGGAAGCCCGGCTCGCCGCGGCCGGCATCTGGCACACCGTCTTCGGCAGAACCGCCGACCGCGCGGCCCTGGACCGTTCACGGGCGCTCGGTGTGTCCAGTGCCCGCGCGCTCGCGCCCGAACACGCGGACCGGGCACGCCACTTGAGCAACAACGCGCTGACCCTGATCCTCGCCCACGAGAACTCCGGCGTCCCGGCCGACCTGGACGAGGCCCTCGCGCTCGGCGAGGAAGCACTGGCCTGCGCGCCCCCGGGCCACCGTGACCGGGACGCCGCCCTGAACGCCGTCAGCGGCGGGCTCGCCCAGCGCTACCGGCGCGACAGCGACCTCGCGGACCTCGACCGGGCGATCGCCCTCGGCCGTGAGCTGACGCGCGCCCCCGGAGCCCGGCCCGCCACCATGGGCCTGTGCAACCTCAGCACTCTGCTGCGTACGCGGTTCGTGCGCACCGGCGACGCGGCGGACATCGCGCAGGCCGTCGAGGCGGCCCGGGCGGCGCTGGACTCCGCGCGGGACCGGCGTCTGCGGGCCCGGTCCCAGGAGCAGCTCGCGCTCTGCCTGGTCCGGCGCTTCGCCGCCGGGGGATCACCGGCCGACCTGGACGCGGCCGTCGAACTGGGCCGTGAGGCCCTCGCCGGAATGCCGCGGGACCGGCCCGACTGGGTCACGCTCCTCGCCAACCATTCCCTGGCCCTCCTCACCCGGTACGAGCACACCGGCGCGCTCGAAGACATCGACGCGTGCCTCGCGGCCATCCGGGGCGCGAGCCGACGGCTGGACCCCGGCCATCCGGGGCTGGCCGATCTGCTCAACAACGAGGGGTACGCGCTGCTCACCCGCCACTACCGCACCCGATCGGCGGACGAGCTGGACGAGGCCGTCGCCTGCGGTCGCCGTGCGGTGGCCCTCACCTCGGCCGGTGCCGTGCGGCTGCCGGGCACGCTCTCCAACCTCGCGCTCGCGCTGCGCACCCGCTTCGCCCTCGGGGCCGACCCGGCCGATCTCGCCGAGGCGATCGCCGTCGGCCGTCGCGCGGTGGAGGCGACGGCCGCCGGTTCTCCCGCCCGCGCCCAGCACCTCAACAACCTCGGCTACGCGCTGATGGCGCGGTCGGCGCCGGACGCCCCGGCCGACGAAGCCGCGGGGCGCGACTTTGGCGAGGAGGAGGCGGCGGACGGAGGCGCCGCGCTCGACGAAGCCGCACAGGTCTTCCAGGAGGTCCTGGAGCTGGTGCCGCCCGGCGCCGCCGCGCGCACCTACCCCCTGATGAACCTGGGGCAGATCCTGGCCGCCAGGAGCTTGGCGGCGGGCCCAGTCGCGGCCGGATCCCGTGAGGAGGAGCGGGACCCGGCGGCACGGCGGTCACGGCAGGGGGCGTCCGACGCGTTCGCCGAGGCGTTCGCGCTGACCGGGGCGCCGCCCCGCCGACGGATCACGGCAGCACGGGCCGCCGCCCAACTGCTGGCCGGGGAAAGGCCGTACGAGGCCGCAGGGCTTCTCGCCGCCGCCGTGGACCTGCTGCCCGCGCTGACCCCGCGCATGCTGGCCCGGGGCGATCAGCAGAGCCTGCTGGGGACGTGCTTCGAGCTGGCGGCCGACGCCGCCGCACTCGCGCTCGTATCCGAGGGCGGTCCCGACGTCGGTCCCGCGCGAGCGGAGCCCGGTCCGCCCGAGCAAGCGGCGGCGCGCGCCCTGCGGCTGCTGGAGTCGGGGCGTGGCCTGATGCTCGGTCAGGCCCTGGACACCCGCGGCGACATCACCGAACTGCGCCACCAACACCCCGACCTGGCGGCCGACTTCCTCACCGTGCGGCGGCGGCTCAACTCCGCGTCCGGGGACGCGCCCGGCGGCTGGGCCCCGGCCGAACCGTGGCAGCCCGCCACCGAGGCGCGGCGCGACCTGGCCGCCGAGTTCACCGCCGTGCTGGAGCGGATCCGTGCCCGATCCGGCTTCGGCCGCTTCCTGTTGCCGCCGCTCCTGCCCGAGCTCCTCGCCCAGGCGGAACACGGCCCGGTCGTGGTGATCGCGGTGAGCGGCCACGGCAGCCACGCCCTCCTGGTCCGCCCCGACGGCGTGGGCGCGCTGCCGCTGCCCGCCCTGGACCGGGACGCGGTGCGGCGCAGGGCGGCCGGGTTCGCGGCGGCCCGCCGGGCCGCGACCAGCACCTCGCCCGACCGGCGCGAACGCGGGGTGGGCTTCCTCAACGCCACCTTGGAGTGGCTGTGGGACGCGGCTGGCGAACCGGTCCTGAACGAGCTCGGTCTGACCGCGCCCCCACCGCCCGGGCAAGCCCCGCCCCGGGTGTGGTGGAGCCCCGGCGGACTGCTGGGGCTGCTCCCGCTGCACGCCGCCGGACACCACCGGCACCCGGGCCCCGGCGCCGGGCGGACGGTCATGGACCGGGTGGTCTCCTCGTACACCCCCACCCTGCGCGCCCTGCGCCACGCACGGCGGCCCCTGCCGCCGGACCCGTCCGGGCGCGGGCTGGTCGTGGCGATGCCGCTGACGCCCGGCGCGAGCCCGCTGCCGTACACCGCGGAGGAGGAGTCGAGCGTGCGCGCGCACCTGCCGCGCGCCCGGGTCCTCACGGCGGCGGGACCGGTGGAGGGGCGGGCCGAGGAACCGGCGGCGGCCGTACGCGAGGCCGTGCTTGGCGCGCTCGCCGACTGCTCCCTGGCGCACTTCGCCTGCCACGCCGTGAGCGACCCGGCCGACCCCTCCCGCAGCGCCCTGCTGCTGGAGGACGCGCCCCTCACCGTGGCGAGCCTGGCCGAACTCGACCTGGACGGCGCCCGGTTGGCCTATCTGTCGGCGTGCAGCACGGCGACCACCGGAGCACCCGTCCTCGGCGACGAGTTCGTCAACCTGGCGACGGCCTTCCACCTCGCCGGGTTCCGCAGCGTCATCGCGACGCTCTGGCCCGTCTACGACCGCTCCGCGGCGGATCTCGCCCAGCTCTTCTACGCGGCCCTCGACGGCCCGGCGGGACCGGACCCGGACCGGGCGGCACGGGCCCTGCACCACGCAGTCCGGCAGCTGCGCGACCTGGTGCCCGACCGCCCCGACGTATGGGCGGCCCACCTGCACTCCGGCGCGTAG
- a CDS encoding MMPL family transporter produces MPPSQTSPPSNGEPHRSAPPPKGWLGRLGHWCARHFVVVIVVWLLGLGGVLGLERAFGGEYSDDFSIPSSQSQDGVDVLRAHDPAAGGYSGQVVLYDASRPLTELGDQVGQAVGALKALPHVLAVQNPLPAPGTPPPPSSGPNTGPLSSDGRTAYITVRFDVPPATLGDSYLDGVDRAVAPVRAAGAQVEYGGPLGELARPAPNDRTSELIGFGVAVVVLLIGFGSLLGALLPLVTALIGVVLGLGALALLAAAFTFATVSPTLATMIGLGVGIDYALFLITRHRQQIMDGMHPADSAARAVATSGRAVVVSGCTVIVALLGLWVCGVSFIGKLGVAAAVTVVSAVLGALTLVPALLGLIGTRIDALRVRTPVAEGDDGAAAGQGEEVRGGGREPGFWHRYARRVEHRPWWFLTAGVVAVAVLAVPLLFIRLGHIGDGADPESFTDRRAYDLTARAFGAGANGPLTVVIDQSHVPAADRSALATKAAQALSDPPGAASATPLRPTSDGDVLVATVVPAGAPQDASTTSLVNRLKNDTLPAVVAGTAAHGYVTGTTAAQVDFVDILSARLPLIIATVVALAFLIILVVFRGVVVALKAAALNVLSIGASYGVVVAVFQWGWGGPALGVAGKVPIESYVPMMMFAIVFGLSMDYEIFLLSRIHEAWLRTSDARQSVAHALEITARVITCAALIMVSVFAAFIVSDNIVVKMLAVGLAVSVLIDATVVRLLLVPAVMTLLGTSAWRTPGWLDRLLPHVDAEGEGTAGPGTGEGRA; encoded by the coding sequence GTGCCTCCCTCGCAGACCAGCCCGCCGTCGAACGGCGAACCGCACCGCTCCGCCCCACCCCCCAAAGGGTGGCTCGGGCGCCTGGGCCACTGGTGTGCCCGGCACTTCGTCGTGGTCATCGTGGTGTGGCTGCTCGGCCTCGGCGGTGTGCTGGGTTTGGAGCGGGCCTTCGGCGGCGAGTACTCCGACGACTTCTCCATCCCGTCCAGCCAGTCCCAGGACGGCGTCGACGTGCTGCGGGCCCATGACCCGGCGGCGGGCGGCTACAGCGGCCAAGTGGTGCTGTACGACGCCTCCCGGCCCCTGACGGAACTGGGCGACCAGGTGGGCCAGGCGGTCGGCGCGCTCAAGGCGCTCCCGCACGTCCTGGCCGTGCAGAACCCGCTGCCGGCGCCGGGCACACCGCCGCCCCCGTCGAGCGGGCCGAACACCGGACCGCTCTCCAGTGACGGCAGGACGGCCTACATCACCGTACGGTTCGACGTCCCGCCCGCCACCCTCGGCGACTCCTACCTCGACGGCGTCGACCGGGCCGTGGCACCGGTGCGGGCGGCCGGGGCGCAGGTGGAGTACGGCGGGCCGCTGGGCGAACTCGCCCGGCCCGCGCCGAACGACCGCACGAGCGAGCTGATCGGCTTCGGGGTGGCCGTCGTGGTCCTGCTGATCGGCTTCGGCAGCCTCCTGGGCGCCCTGCTGCCGCTCGTGACGGCGCTGATCGGGGTGGTCCTCGGCCTCGGCGCGCTGGCGCTGCTGGCCGCCGCGTTCACCTTCGCCACCGTCTCGCCGACGCTGGCCACGATGATCGGCCTCGGCGTGGGCATCGACTACGCCCTGTTCCTCATCACCCGCCACCGGCAGCAGATCATGGACGGCATGCACCCGGCCGACAGCGCGGCCCGCGCCGTGGCCACCAGCGGCCGGGCGGTCGTCGTGTCCGGCTGCACGGTCATCGTCGCGCTGCTCGGACTGTGGGTGTGCGGTGTGTCGTTCATCGGCAAGCTGGGTGTGGCGGCGGCGGTCACGGTGGTCTCCGCGGTGCTGGGCGCGCTCACGCTCGTCCCGGCGCTGCTCGGGCTCATCGGTACGCGGATCGACGCGCTGCGGGTGCGGACCCCGGTGGCGGAAGGGGACGACGGGGCGGCGGCCGGGCAGGGCGAGGAGGTCCGTGGCGGAGGCCGCGAGCCCGGGTTCTGGCACCGGTACGCGCGACGGGTCGAGCACCGGCCGTGGTGGTTCCTGACCGCCGGTGTCGTCGCGGTGGCCGTCCTCGCCGTTCCGCTGCTCTTCATCCGCCTCGGCCACATCGGCGACGGCGCCGACCCCGAGAGCTTCACCGACCGCCGCGCCTACGACCTCACCGCGCGGGCCTTCGGGGCCGGGGCCAACGGCCCGCTCACCGTCGTCATCGACCAGAGCCACGTCCCGGCCGCCGACCGGTCCGCGCTCGCCACGAAGGCCGCGCAGGCCCTGTCGGATCCGCCCGGCGCGGCGAGCGCGACGCCGCTGCGGCCGACGTCCGACGGCGACGTACTCGTCGCCACCGTCGTCCCGGCGGGCGCGCCCCAGGACGCCTCGACGACGTCGCTGGTCAACCGACTCAAGAACGACACCCTGCCCGCCGTCGTCGCCGGCACGGCGGCCCACGGCTACGTCACCGGCACGACCGCCGCGCAGGTCGACTTCGTCGACATCCTCTCCGCACGCCTGCCGCTGATCATCGCGACCGTGGTGGCGCTGGCCTTCCTCATCATCCTGGTGGTGTTCCGGGGCGTGGTGGTGGCCCTGAAGGCGGCGGCCCTCAACGTCCTGTCCATCGGCGCTTCCTACGGTGTGGTCGTCGCCGTGTTCCAGTGGGGCTGGGGCGGCCCCGCGCTGGGCGTGGCGGGAAAGGTGCCCATCGAGAGCTATGTGCCGATGATGATGTTCGCCATCGTCTTCGGCCTGAGCATGGACTACGAGATCTTCCTGCTCTCCCGCATCCACGAGGCGTGGCTGCGCACCTCGGACGCGCGCCAGAGCGTCGCCCACGCCCTGGAGATCACCGCACGCGTCATCACGTGCGCCGCGCTCATCATGGTCAGCGTCTTCGCGGCGTTCATCGTCAGCGACAACATCGTGGTGAAGATGCTGGCGGTGGGCCTGGCTGTGAGCGTGCTGATCGACGCCACCGTGGTCCGCCTCCTCCTGGTCCCCGCGGTGATGACCCTGCTGGGCACATCGGCCTGGCGGACCCCGGGCTGGCTGGACCGCCTGCTGCCGCACGTGGACGCGGAGGGCGAGGGGACGGCGGGACCGGGGACTGGGGAAGGCCGGGCGTGA
- a CDS encoding ABC transporter ATP-binding protein, with the protein MNRTTTPPQPLLSVRHMTKVYPARRRGAAPVRAVDGVSFDVAPGETLGLVGESGCGKSTTGRTIVRLLEPSGGTVSYDGRDISHLPQRELKPLRREIQMVFQDPHSSLNPRQTVARIISDPLLVQGTSAADARRRAAELMELVGLIPEHIDRYPHEFSGGQAQRIGIARALATGPRLVIADEPVSALDVSVQAQIVNLMERLQRELGLAYLFIAHDLSVVKRVCDRVAVMYLGRIVEIGPKERVYAAPAHPYTRALLSAVPLPDPTAERARERITLLGDPPSPAAPPPGCTFHPRCPKAQPICRTEQPLLRITTPREPHETACHFPEAA; encoded by the coding sequence ATGAACCGGACGACCACACCGCCCCAACCACTGCTGTCCGTAAGGCACATGACCAAGGTGTATCCGGCCCGGCGCCGGGGCGCCGCACCCGTCCGCGCGGTCGACGGCGTCAGCTTCGACGTCGCACCCGGTGAGACGCTCGGCCTCGTCGGGGAGTCCGGCTGCGGCAAGTCCACCACGGGCCGCACCATCGTGCGCCTCCTGGAACCCTCCGGCGGAACCGTCTCCTACGACGGCCGGGACATCAGCCACCTCCCGCAGCGCGAACTCAAACCCCTGCGCCGCGAGATACAGATGGTCTTCCAGGACCCGCACTCCTCGCTCAACCCCCGCCAGACCGTCGCCCGGATCATCTCCGACCCCCTGCTGGTGCAGGGCACGTCGGCGGCCGACGCGCGGCGCCGGGCCGCCGAGCTGATGGAGCTGGTCGGGCTCATCCCCGAACACATAGACCGCTACCCGCACGAGTTCTCCGGCGGGCAGGCGCAGCGCATCGGCATCGCCCGCGCCCTGGCCACCGGCCCCCGCCTGGTCATCGCCGACGAACCGGTATCCGCGCTCGACGTCTCCGTCCAGGCCCAGATCGTCAACCTCATGGAACGCCTCCAGCGCGAACTGGGCCTCGCCTACCTCTTCATCGCCCACGACCTGTCGGTGGTCAAACGCGTCTGCGACCGCGTCGCCGTCATGTACCTGGGCCGGATCGTCGAGATCGGCCCGAAGGAACGGGTGTACGCGGCCCCCGCCCACCCCTACACCCGCGCCCTGCTCTCCGCGGTCCCCCTGCCCGACCCGACGGCCGAGCGGGCCCGCGAACGCATCACGCTCCTGGGCGACCCCCCGAGCCCCGCCGCACCCCCACCGGGCTGCACCTTCCACCCCCGCTGCCCCAAGGCCCAGCCGATCTGCCGCACGGAACAACCACTGCTGCGCATCACCACCCCACGCGAACCCCACGAGACGGCCTGCCACTTCCCGGAGGCGGCGTAA
- a CDS encoding GNAT family N-acetyltransferase — MPEPVTLRGRTLRLEPLGEHHVEGLAAAAAEDRDSYGFTPVPSGLAATERYVADALAARAAGRAVPFATVRSADGTVVGSTRFCELDYWEGPVPWPPAPRGPLGPVLTAVPDAAEIGGTWLSARAQGTGINTEAKLLMLRHAFETWGVRRVSLRADARNLRSRAAIERLGATLDGVHRAHSRGLDGMVRGTAFYSILDEEWPRVRDLLEQRTAARPHARSAHPRPLVPA, encoded by the coding sequence GTGCCCGAACCCGTCACCCTGCGCGGCCGCACCCTGCGGCTGGAGCCGCTCGGCGAACACCACGTCGAGGGCCTGGCCGCGGCTGCCGCCGAGGACCGCGACAGCTATGGTTTCACGCCCGTTCCCAGCGGGCTCGCGGCGACCGAGCGGTATGTCGCCGACGCGCTGGCGGCCCGCGCGGCCGGACGCGCGGTGCCGTTCGCCACGGTGCGGAGTGCGGACGGCACGGTCGTCGGCTCCACCCGCTTCTGCGAACTGGACTACTGGGAGGGGCCGGTGCCCTGGCCCCCGGCCCCCCGCGGCCCCCTCGGCCCGGTGCTCACCGCCGTTCCCGACGCGGCGGAGATCGGCGGCACCTGGCTGTCCGCCCGCGCCCAGGGCACCGGCATCAACACCGAGGCGAAACTGCTGATGCTGCGGCACGCCTTCGAGACCTGGGGCGTGCGCCGGGTGTCGCTGCGCGCCGACGCCCGCAACCTGCGCTCGCGCGCGGCGATCGAGCGTCTCGGCGCCACCCTCGACGGCGTCCACCGCGCCCACTCGCGCGGCCTGGACGGCATGGTCCGGGGGACCGCGTTCTACTCGATCCTCGACGAGGAGTGGCCCCGGGTGCGGGACCTCCTGGAACAGCGGACGGCGGCCCGGCCGCACGCGAGGAGCGCCCACCCGCGCCCGCTCGTCCCGGCCTGA